The Gemmatimonadota bacterium genome has a segment encoding these proteins:
- the tatC gene encoding twin-arginine translocase subunit TatC produces MATSTGEMPFLDHLEELRQRIFWVLGAIVVGVGLGLWLVLHFNLVVELAKPIAPYIPGGKLTLHSPTESVMVVMKLGIALGLVLASPVIIWQLWGFLSPALYQKEKKAIIPTLVAGLGLFLCGAWLGWRYAVPMTLKFLLTWLGNDAFNNQITFDYYFSFLVQSTLALGLCFELPLVMILLAAFGVMDAKRYHAIRRYAVVVSFIAGAFLSPGADVLTMLLYTAPLLILYEVGVLGSYLAQRKGRKRVAEAAMLLLVLGGLLATPARAAGQVPRPIGGSVLDARPPDTIPRGRAPGGRVVDSATAKRLGLPTGPVRKFPEPDSLMQALLGREGFAVTRYLSDSARMVSDSNWIDLRGRAATVRDSATLEAEEIRYDDGQGMVFAKGEPKLFQGTDILIGRTITFDTETGAEKAILSDALTSFDELGANWFVRGNLQVDSTAKRLWAGSSEFTTCDLPIAHYHFEARQVKWVAQSVLVARPAVLYIRDVPVMWLPFLFQDTKAGRRSGILIPQFGLNDIVRPSRSYNRQVTNIGYYWAPNDYLDVTTRLDWYANRYIRYGGELRYRWLDRFLRGGLGVDQTRQSDGTTALSAHWDHQQMFSAATSLNLSANYVSDTRVVQSNSVDPLQSTQQISSDANFTRRFRWGTVNIGATRRQTVSDGSGSMTLPSLAITPAQLRLGPATWSPTLSFTNVTTFKQPIPTVPLLGPGNLDSLVRTGSTRTTNLAIATPFNIAGFNWRNNVKVFDQVQRSRRVIGALVPDLETPDPNDSVRITTIRGGDYYGGIDWETGIDLRQLFKGTWNLTPSIGITNVTNGPLLVRTPGSNGQWVMQGKKPQFALQSIPVFYGFLNKGFGPVARTRYKFAPSLSMQYSPAAALSQDYIDALAGSGITGLRAKTPATTLASISLSQNIEVKLKRSAADSAAADTTGGKLASASATPERQPISVLTLTTSSIGYDFEQAKEPGRTGWVTPALTNSLQSQLVPGFQLSLTHDLWKGRVGYDTATFEPFLSNVQANLALSSSTFRSIGALFGLASKGPTRTNAPPPLTPVGPRRFRPGAFSSFDAAAPTGGRGLTASLTWSLSRQRPTGGATVVDPVNPNDPFGSIPIVLPGLSTTQSSIGLNTSFSPTTFWSVTWSTQYNATLGRFESQQVQLTRDLHDWRAQFNFVKNANGNYALYFSVFLLSLPDLKFDYNQTTLRP; encoded by the coding sequence ATGGCCACTTCCACCGGCGAGATGCCGTTCCTCGACCACCTCGAGGAGCTGCGCCAGCGCATCTTCTGGGTGCTCGGCGCGATCGTCGTCGGCGTCGGCCTCGGCCTCTGGCTGGTGCTGCACTTCAATCTCGTCGTCGAACTCGCCAAGCCGATCGCCCCGTACATCCCGGGCGGCAAGCTGACGCTGCACTCACCGACCGAGTCGGTGATGGTGGTGATGAAGCTCGGCATTGCGCTGGGGCTGGTGCTCGCCTCGCCGGTGATCATCTGGCAGCTCTGGGGCTTCCTCTCGCCGGCGCTGTACCAGAAGGAGAAGAAGGCCATCATCCCGACGCTGGTGGCGGGGCTCGGCCTCTTCCTCTGCGGCGCGTGGCTCGGCTGGCGCTACGCCGTGCCGATGACGCTCAAGTTCCTGCTGACCTGGCTCGGCAACGACGCCTTCAACAACCAGATCACCTTCGACTACTACTTCTCCTTCCTGGTCCAGTCGACGCTGGCGCTCGGGCTCTGCTTCGAGTTGCCGCTGGTGATGATCCTGCTCGCGGCGTTCGGCGTGATGGATGCGAAGCGGTACCACGCGATTCGACGCTATGCCGTCGTGGTCTCCTTCATCGCCGGGGCGTTTCTTTCGCCCGGCGCCGACGTCCTGACGATGCTGTTGTATACGGCGCCGCTGCTGATCCTCTACGAGGTCGGCGTCCTCGGTTCTTATCTCGCGCAGCGGAAGGGACGGAAGCGGGTCGCCGAGGCGGCGATGCTCCTGCTGGTGTTGGGTGGATTGCTGGCGACGCCGGCGCGGGCCGCCGGGCAGGTGCCGCGGCCGATCGGCGGCAGCGTGCTCGATGCGCGGCCGCCCGACACGATTCCCCGCGGCAGGGCGCCGGGCGGTCGAGTCGTCGACTCCGCCACGGCCAAGCGCCTCGGCCTCCCGACCGGGCCGGTGCGCAAGTTTCCGGAGCCCGACTCGTTGATGCAGGCCCTCCTCGGTCGGGAGGGCTTTGCCGTGACGCGGTACCTCTCCGACTCGGCACGGATGGTCTCGGACTCGAACTGGATCGACCTGCGGGGCCGGGCGGCCACGGTGCGTGACTCCGCCACGCTCGAGGCCGAGGAGATCCGTTACGACGATGGTCAGGGGATGGTGTTCGCGAAGGGGGAGCCGAAGCTCTTCCAGGGCACCGACATCCTGATCGGACGCACCATCACCTTCGATACCGAGACAGGCGCCGAAAAGGCGATCCTCAGCGACGCGCTGACGTCGTTCGACGAACTCGGCGCCAACTGGTTCGTGCGCGGCAACCTGCAGGTCGATTCGACGGCGAAACGATTGTGGGCCGGGTCCAGCGAGTTCACGACCTGCGACCTGCCGATTGCGCACTACCACTTCGAGGCGCGGCAGGTGAAGTGGGTGGCGCAGTCGGTGCTGGTGGCCCGGCCGGCGGTGCTCTACATCCGCGACGTGCCGGTGATGTGGCTGCCGTTCCTCTTTCAGGACACCAAGGCGGGCCGCCGCTCGGGCATCCTGATTCCGCAATTCGGGCTCAACGACATCGTGCGCCCGTCGCGCAGCTACAATCGGCAGGTCACCAACATCGGCTACTACTGGGCACCGAACGACTACCTCGATGTCACGACGCGACTCGACTGGTATGCCAATCGGTACATCCGCTACGGCGGCGAGCTGCGCTATCGCTGGCTCGATCGGTTCCTGCGCGGCGGCCTCGGCGTCGACCAGACGCGACAGAGCGACGGCACAACCGCGCTCTCGGCGCACTGGGACCACCAGCAGATGTTCAGCGCCGCCACGTCGCTCAACCTGAGCGCCAACTACGTCAGCGACACGCGGGTGGTGCAGAGCAACTCCGTCGATCCGCTGCAGAGCACCCAGCAGATCAGCAGCGACGCCAACTTCACGCGTCGCTTTCGCTGGGGCACCGTGAACATCGGCGCCACGCGCCGGCAGACGGTTAGCGACGGCAGCGGCTCGATGACGTTGCCCAGTCTGGCGATCACGCCGGCGCAGCTCCGGCTCGGGCCGGCGACCTGGTCGCCGACGCTGTCGTTCACGAACGTCACGACGTTCAAGCAGCCGATCCCAACGGTGCCATTGCTCGGTCCGGGCAATCTCGATTCGCTGGTGCGCACCGGCTCCACTCGCACCACCAACCTGGCCATCGCCACACCGTTCAACATCGCCGGCTTCAACTGGCGCAACAACGTGAAGGTGTTCGACCAGGTTCAGCGCTCCCGTCGGGTCATCGGCGCGCTGGTTCCTGATCTCGAGACGCCGGACCCGAACGATTCGGTGCGGATCACCACCATTCGCGGCGGCGACTATTACGGCGGGATCGACTGGGAAACCGGCATCGATCTCCGGCAGCTGTTCAAGGGCACCTGGAACCTGACGCCGTCGATCGGGATCACCAACGTGACGAACGGGCCGCTGCTGGTGCGGACGCCGGGGAGCAACGGCCAGTGGGTGATGCAGGGGAAGAAGCCGCAGTTCGCGCTGCAGTCGATCCCGGTCTTCTACGGCTTCCTCAACAAGGGTTTCGGGCCGGTCGCGCGGACCAGGTACAAGTTTGCGCCGAGTCTCTCGATGCAGTATTCGCCGGCGGCGGCGCTCTCGCAGGACTACATCGACGCCCTTGCCGGGAGTGGGATCACGGGGCTTCGGGCCAAGACGCCGGCGACGACACTCGCGTCGATCTCGCTGTCGCAGAACATCGAAGTGAAGCTGAAGCGCTCGGCCGCCGATTCCGCCGCCGCCGATACCACCGGCGGGAAGCTCGCCTCCGCGAGCGCCACGCCGGAGCGTCAACCGATCTCCGTCCTGACGCTGACGACCTCCTCGATCGGCTACGACTTCGAGCAGGCGAAGGAACCGGGGCGGACAGGCTGGGTCACGCCGGCGTTGACGAATTCGCTGCAGAGTCAGTTGGTGCCGGGCTTCCAGCTCTCGTTGACGCACGACCTCTGGAAGGGGCGGGTCGGCTACGACACCGCGACCTTCGAACCCTTCCTGTCGAACGTGCAGGCCAACCTGGCGCTCTCGTCCTCGACCTTTCGATCGATCGGCGCGCTCTTCGGCCTCGCCTCCAAGGGGCCGACGCGAACCAATGCACCGCCACCGCTGACGCCGGTCGGCCCGCGCCGCTTCCGGCCGGGGGCGTTCTCCTCGTTCGACGCCGCGGCGCCGACGGGCGGGCGCGGGCTGACCGCGTCGCTCACCTGGTCCCTCTCGCGGCAGCGCCCCACCGGCGGCGCCACCGTCGTCGATCCGGTCAACCCGAACGACCCCTTCGGGAGCATCCCGATCGTCCTCCCGGGGCTCTCCACGACCCAGAGCAGCATCGGCCTCAACACCTCGTTCTCGCCGACCACCTTCTGGAGCGTGACCTGGTCGACGCAGTACAACGCCACCCTGGGACGGTTCGAGTCGCAACAGGTCCAGTTGACCCGTGACCTCCACGACTGGCGCGCCCAGTTCAATTTCGTGAAGAACGCCAACGGCAACTACGCCCTCTATTTCTCGGTCTTCCTGCTCTCCCTGCCGGACCTGAAATTCGACTACAACCAGACGACCCTCCGGCCGTGA
- a CDS encoding tetratricopeptide repeat protein, translating to MTLDKLKVAARQHEQREEWREAIELYRQAAREGAGESEGEDPSLYNRIGDLEHRLGNIAAACQAWEQAASRYGEHGLTNNAIALCNKILRLEPSRIRTYLDLATYQARKRMLFDVRANLTAYRDRMTTVGQGDESRESLERFGATFGGWRELRKVMDELLGRDAAEGDEGTGTFGGSEGGQGLIFIDTGPVEFERASEVAPPASLQLESTVLGGVEIERPSDGDALAGLESSSVDAPDHRPGPEGTMAGLLDVDRMAAEMGEQAQVEGFDGGRPESAATPDNAVRLDGLEQSEFVAPTEAIAPSPDAAALSDVVFIDIGGVVPAHAPETEAAPAPVAPPDADPNDPLGQRVTAAALFEYGDRARGIVALERALELYVERDEPLHAWQVSGELIQAEPQSINRYQARVEVAAKMKDTPKLCEAYQALGEALVRAGSEEKAIAVWRRLLELDELNPAARAALRAMVPEGSTPVVPEGFVDFGAMVIDDAGPRSTRMRTETTGISADEDETFREALAEFKRALDQNLPMEDHQAHYDLGIAFKEMGLLEEAIGEFQKAMRSNEGRLRTAEALGATFLEKGMPPVAEAVLRSVERGPEDDAEKIGVLYWLGRALEAQGKGEVARGFYERVLAVEVSFMDATERIIRIAAEPSA from the coding sequence ATGACGCTTGACAAGCTCAAAGTCGCTGCGCGCCAGCACGAACAGCGCGAGGAATGGCGCGAGGCGATCGAGCTGTACCGTCAGGCTGCCCGGGAGGGTGCCGGCGAGTCCGAGGGCGAGGACCCGTCGCTCTACAATCGCATCGGCGACCTTGAGCATCGCCTCGGCAACATCGCCGCGGCGTGTCAGGCGTGGGAGCAGGCGGCCTCGCGGTACGGCGAGCACGGCCTCACCAATAATGCCATCGCGCTCTGCAACAAGATCCTGCGACTCGAGCCGAGCCGGATCCGCACCTACCTCGACCTCGCGACCTACCAGGCGCGGAAGCGAATGCTGTTCGACGTGCGCGCCAATCTGACGGCATATCGTGATCGGATGACGACGGTCGGACAGGGTGACGAATCCCGCGAGTCGCTCGAGCGCTTCGGGGCGACGTTCGGTGGCTGGCGCGAACTGCGCAAGGTGATGGACGAACTGCTCGGGCGCGACGCGGCCGAGGGCGATGAGGGGACCGGCACCTTCGGCGGAAGCGAGGGTGGACAGGGCCTGATCTTCATCGATACCGGGCCGGTGGAATTCGAGCGGGCATCCGAAGTCGCACCTCCCGCCAGCCTCCAGCTTGAATCGACCGTGCTCGGTGGGGTGGAGATCGAACGTCCGAGCGATGGTGATGCGCTCGCTGGCCTGGAGTCGAGCAGCGTCGACGCGCCCGACCACCGCCCCGGCCCCGAAGGGACGATGGCGGGGTTGCTCGACGTCGATCGGATGGCGGCGGAGATGGGGGAGCAGGCGCAGGTCGAGGGGTTCGATGGCGGCCGTCCCGAGTCCGCGGCCACGCCGGACAACGCCGTGCGCCTCGATGGGCTGGAGCAGAGCGAGTTCGTCGCGCCGACGGAGGCAATCGCGCCGTCGCCCGATGCGGCGGCGCTCAGCGACGTGGTCTTCATCGACATTGGTGGGGTCGTGCCGGCCCATGCGCCGGAAACGGAGGCTGCCCCCGCGCCGGTGGCGCCGCCGGACGCCGACCCCAATGATCCACTCGGCCAGCGCGTCACCGCGGCGGCGCTGTTCGAGTACGGCGACCGGGCGCGCGGCATCGTCGCGCTCGAACGCGCACTCGAGCTCTACGTCGAACGCGACGAACCACTGCACGCCTGGCAGGTGTCCGGCGAACTCATTCAGGCCGAACCGCAGTCGATCAATCGCTACCAGGCGCGCGTCGAAGTGGCAGCGAAGATGAAGGACACGCCGAAGCTGTGCGAGGCCTATCAGGCACTCGGCGAAGCACTGGTGCGTGCCGGGAGCGAGGAGAAGGCGATCGCCGTCTGGCGCCGTCTGCTCGAGCTCGATGAGTTGAATCCCGCCGCACGCGCCGCCCTGCGCGCGATGGTCCCCGAGGGGAGCACGCCGGTGGTACCGGAAGGCTTCGTCGACTTCGGCGCGATGGTCATCGACGACGCCGGGCCGCGCAGCACCCGGATGCGCACCGAGACCACGGGAATCTCTGCCGACGAGGACGAGACCTTCCGTGAGGCGCTCGCCGAATTCAAGCGGGCGCTCGACCAGAATCTCCCGATGGAAGACCATCAGGCGCACTACGACCTCGGCATCGCCTTCAAGGAGATGGGGCTGCTCGAGGAGGCCATCGGCGAGTTCCAGAAGGCCATGCGCTCCAACGAAGGGCGGCTGCGCACGGCGGAAGCGCTGGGTGCCACCTTCCTCGAGAAGGGGATGCCTCCGGTGGCGGAGGCCGTGCTGCGCAGCGTCGAGCGCGGCCCTGAGGATGATGCCGAGAAGATCGGCGTGCTCTACTGGCTGGGGCGCGCCCTCGAGGCGCAAGGGAAGGGCGAGGTGGCGCGCGGCTTCTACGAGCGCGTGCTGGCGGTCGAGGTGAGCTTCATGGACGCGACCGAGCGGATCATCCGGATTGCGGCGGAGCCTTCGGCGTGA
- a CDS encoding polyprenyl synthetase family protein, with protein sequence MTVPQLGPTSLTDLQAPVQGRLDDVSAEMRRMIEEDFPLISEVNQHLLRMRGKMFRPTLVLLADQATGGPTERAATFAAVIEVIHLATLVHDDSVDHSTLRRGMPTINALFSHQVSVIMGDFLYSRAVVELVRLGNLDALRILSRVTTEMTVGEMRQLLADDPLSFGEPEYDLLIKAKTASLMSGACEVGALEAPLVQRRALASFGEKLGMIFQITDDLLDYTADETTTGKPSGLDLHEHKVTLPLIYAIPRLSPVERAELEALMRDPTPSDDAIASVVASVRAHGGLDYARDRAQRLILEAEEELALLPDTPARDILRASLGYVLERRR encoded by the coding sequence GTGACCGTCCCGCAGCTGGGCCCCACCTCGCTCACCGATCTGCAGGCGCCGGTGCAGGGCCGCCTCGACGACGTCTCGGCCGAGATGCGCCGGATGATCGAGGAGGACTTCCCGCTCATCAGCGAAGTCAATCAGCACCTGCTGCGGATGCGCGGGAAGATGTTCCGCCCGACGCTGGTGCTGCTCGCCGACCAGGCCACCGGGGGGCCGACCGAACGGGCGGCCACCTTCGCTGCGGTGATCGAGGTGATCCACCTCGCGACCCTGGTACACGACGACTCGGTCGACCACTCCACGCTGCGCCGCGGCATGCCGACGATCAACGCCCTGTTCTCGCATCAGGTGTCGGTGATCATGGGCGACTTCCTCTACTCGCGCGCGGTCGTGGAGCTGGTGCGATTGGGGAATCTCGACGCCCTGCGGATCCTCTCGCGCGTCACCACCGAGATGACGGTCGGCGAGATGCGGCAGCTGCTGGCGGACGACCCGCTGTCGTTCGGCGAGCCGGAGTATGACCTCCTGATCAAGGCGAAGACCGCCTCGCTCATGTCCGGGGCGTGCGAAGTCGGCGCCCTTGAGGCCCCGCTGGTCCAGCGTCGTGCGCTGGCGTCCTTCGGGGAGAAGCTCGGGATGATCTTCCAGATCACCGACGACCTGCTCGATTACACCGCCGATGAGACCACCACCGGCAAGCCGTCGGGACTCGACCTCCATGAGCACAAGGTCACCCTTCCGCTCATCTACGCGATTCCCAGGCTCTCCCCAGTCGAGCGGGCCGAGCTGGAGGCGCTGATGCGCGATCCGACCCCGAGCGACGACGCCATCGCCAGCGTGGTGGCGTCGGTGCGAGCGCATGGCGGCCTCGACTACGCGCGGGATCGCGCCCAGCGACTCATCCTCGAGGCCGAGGAGGAACTCGCGTTGCTTCCTGATACGCCTGCACGTGACATCCTCCGAGCCTCGCTCGGCTACGTTCTCGAACGGAGGCGCTGA
- a CDS encoding DUF4321 domain-containing protein: protein MASGPRRPRFYLGVLAAGFVTGGLLSALLERFLPESAARSFFTTAVTPSLGPVSVDLLVVSFTIGPMGLHVTVLSLIGVAMAYYGARSLF from the coding sequence ATGGCGTCCGGACCTCGTCGGCCTCGGTTCTATCTCGGCGTCCTCGCGGCCGGATTCGTCACCGGCGGCCTGCTCTCGGCGCTGCTGGAGCGGTTCCTCCCGGAAAGCGCCGCCCGCAGCTTCTTCACCACGGCCGTCACCCCCTCCCTGGGGCCTGTGTCCGTGGATCTCCTCGTGGTATCGTTCACCATTGGCCCCATGGGGCTGCATGTGACGGTTCTGAGCCTGATTGGCGTCGCGATGGCGTACTACGGAGCTCGATCCCTCTTCTGA
- a CDS encoding twin-arginine translocase TatA/TatE family subunit → MFGNLGFMEIMIIMGVVLLFFGAKRLPEIGSSMGRGIREFQRSFKDTQDAVLNVPPASDDRTPKRMIDATDDIPAGGEPKRLSQ, encoded by the coding sequence ATGTTCGGCAATCTTGGCTTCATGGAGATCATGATCATCATGGGCGTCGTGCTCCTGTTCTTCGGGGCGAAGCGCCTCCCCGAGATCGGGTCGTCCATGGGACGCGGCATTCGGGAATTTCAGCGCTCGTTCAAGGACACGCAGGACGCCGTCTTGAACGTGCCGCCGGCCTCGGACGACCGGACCCCGAAGCGGATGATCGACGCCACCGACGACATCCCGGCGGGCGGCGAGCCGAAGCGGCTGTCGCAGTAA
- a CDS encoding peptidyl-prolyl cis-trans isomerase, with the protein MMQAFRNAAKPVVLLITITFLIWMIVDLSGITGSGGFMTNTSVGSVNGQKIESRLYSAAVQNAVTQQGGSLGMDELEKVRDDVWEQLIQNVSLTSEIERRNITVTADEVADVLRNVPPDEVQTAPDFQTNGKFDMSKYQRWLASPVGQQFIPQLEARYREELMRRKLLVAITADAYLSDPALWERYRDQKELAKISLTAIIGQSLISDTAVSVTPAEVEAYYAAHKKEFERPRSAFMSFVSVPRNLDASDSAAALARVTAIRAELVGGAPFAEVARRESSDGSAANGGELGTFAKGTMVAPFDTAAFSLPLNTLSQPVKTSFGYHLIEVSKRTADSATARHILIPFELAGTHRDQVDAMADSLERLGAEHLDPAALDTVARVLRLPIGQTGAVQQGGRVLLGPYVIPDAGAWSMRAKQGETSPVIEGETAFYVFRLDSIAEAGTPTLQQIRGTVERQAREDKKDEKAKAIANELIARVKAGTPLPEASKALGLSNREFPAFARVSPPISNAKLVGAIFGLRDGQTSDVIQTDEGLYVVQMIQRLPADSLAFVTGKDQLRADAIQGMRQERIRQYLASLRKAAKVVDKRDALFKTNAQIEATAPIAQPGATGP; encoded by the coding sequence ATGATGCAAGCCTTCCGCAACGCCGCCAAGCCGGTCGTCCTGCTGATCACGATCACCTTCCTCATCTGGATGATCGTCGACCTCAGCGGCATCACCGGGTCGGGCGGGTTCATGACGAACACCTCCGTCGGCTCGGTCAACGGTCAGAAGATCGAGTCGCGCCTGTATTCGGCCGCGGTCCAGAACGCCGTCACCCAGCAGGGTGGCAGCCTCGGGATGGACGAACTCGAGAAGGTCCGTGACGACGTCTGGGAGCAGCTGATCCAGAACGTCTCGCTGACCAGCGAGATCGAGCGCCGCAACATCACCGTCACGGCGGACGAGGTCGCGGACGTGCTCCGCAACGTCCCGCCCGACGAGGTGCAGACTGCCCCGGACTTCCAGACCAACGGCAAGTTCGACATGTCGAAGTACCAGCGGTGGCTGGCGTCGCCGGTCGGACAGCAGTTCATCCCGCAGCTCGAGGCGCGCTATCGCGAAGAGTTGATGCGGCGGAAGCTGCTGGTCGCGATCACGGCCGACGCCTACCTCTCCGACCCCGCCCTCTGGGAGCGCTACCGCGACCAGAAGGAACTCGCCAAGATCTCGCTGACGGCGATCATCGGCCAGAGCCTGATCTCGGACACGGCGGTCAGCGTCACGCCCGCCGAAGTCGAGGCCTATTACGCCGCACACAAGAAGGAGTTCGAGCGTCCGCGCTCCGCCTTCATGAGCTTCGTGTCGGTGCCCCGCAACCTGGATGCCTCGGACTCGGCGGCCGCGCTCGCGCGGGTCACCGCGATCCGCGCCGAGCTGGTCGGCGGCGCCCCGTTCGCCGAAGTCGCGCGACGCGAGTCGAGCGACGGCAGCGCGGCCAATGGCGGCGAGCTCGGCACCTTCGCGAAGGGGACGATGGTGGCGCCGTTCGACACCGCCGCCTTCTCGTTGCCGCTCAACACGCTGAGCCAGCCGGTCAAGACGTCGTTCGGGTATCACCTGATCGAGGTCTCCAAGCGCACCGCCGATTCGGCGACCGCGCGGCACATCCTGATTCCCTTCGAGCTGGCCGGCACCCACCGCGACCAGGTCGACGCCATGGCCGATTCGCTCGAGCGCCTGGGCGCGGAGCATCTCGATCCGGCCGCGCTCGACACGGTGGCGCGGGTGCTCCGCCTGCCGATCGGCCAGACCGGCGCCGTGCAGCAGGGGGGCCGGGTGCTCCTCGGGCCGTACGTGATCCCGGATGCCGGCGCGTGGTCCATGCGCGCCAAGCAGGGCGAGACCTCACCGGTCATCGAAGGGGAGACGGCGTTCTACGTCTTCCGCCTCGACTCGATCGCCGAGGCCGGGACACCGACGCTGCAGCAGATTCGCGGCACGGTGGAGCGGCAGGCCCGCGAGGACAAGAAGGACGAGAAGGCCAAGGCGATCGCGAACGAGTTGATCGCACGGGTCAAGGCTGGCACGCCGTTGCCCGAGGCGTCGAAGGCCCTGGGCCTGTCGAATCGCGAGTTCCCTGCCTTCGCCCGGGTCTCCCCGCCGATCAGCAACGCCAAGCTGGTCGGTGCCATCTTCGGGCTGCGTGACGGCCAGACGTCCGACGTCATCCAGACCGACGAAGGCCTCTACGTGGTGCAGATGATCCAGCGCCTGCCCGCGGACTCGCTCGCCTTCGTGACCGGGAAGGACCAGCTGCGCGCCGATGCGATCCAGGGGATGCGGCAGGAGCGGATTCGCCAGTACCTGGCGTCGCTCCGCAAGGCGGCGAAGGTGGTCGACAAGCGCGACGCCCTCTTCAAGACCAACGCGCAGATCGAGGCCACGGCGCCGATCGCGCAGCCCGGTGCGACGGGTCCCTGA
- the aroQ gene encoding type II 3-dehydroquinate dehydratase, producing MIRITVLNGPNLNLLGQREPSIYGATTLAELEVQVRARAETLDVAIEWIQSNHEGELVDLVQGLRGRADGAIVNLGAYTHTSLALRDAFLAAPIPFIEVHLSNLYRREAARHHSLTADQAIGMISGLGARGYLLALDALAGILRDD from the coding sequence ATGATCCGGATCACCGTCCTCAACGGACCGAACCTCAATCTCCTCGGCCAGCGCGAGCCGTCGATCTACGGCGCCACCACGCTCGCGGAGCTCGAGGTGCAGGTCCGCGCCCGCGCCGAGACGCTCGACGTGGCCATCGAGTGGATCCAGTCCAACCACGAAGGGGAGTTGGTGGATCTGGTGCAGGGGCTGCGCGGCCGTGCCGATGGCGCGATCGTGAACCTCGGCGCGTACACCCACACCTCGCTCGCGTTGCGCGATGCCTTCCTTGCGGCGCCGATCCCGTTCATCGAAGTGCACCTCTCGAACCTCTATCGTCGCGAAGCGGCCCGGCATCATTCGCTGACCGCCGACCAGGCCATCGGGATGATCAGCGGGCTCGGCGCGCGCGGCTACCTGCTCGCCCTGGACGCACTCGCCGGCATCCTGCGGGATGATTGA